Proteins from a genomic interval of Clostridium scatologenes:
- a CDS encoding group II intron maturase-specific domain-containing protein, with product MGIRVHENSIKKLKAKLKEVTGRSNAMGMKIRSIKLRQIIVGWVNYFKLADMRSTLKTLDEWLRRRIRLCYWKQWKKIKTRHDNLKKLGINEHKAWEYANTRKGYWRISNSPILARTLSNKHLKEQGFITLTEKYLSLGNSY from the coding sequence ATGGGAATAAGAGTACATGAAAACTCAATTAAGAAGCTTAAAGCTAAACTAAAAGAAGTAACAGGAAGAAGTAATGCTATGGGCATGAAAATTCGCTCAATTAAGCTAAGGCAAATTATAGTTGGATGGGTTAATTATTTTAAATTAGCTGATATGAGAAGTACGCTTAAAACCTTAGATGAGTGGCTAAGACGGAGAATTCGTTTATGCTATTGGAAGCAATGGAAGAAAATTAAAACAAGACATGATAATCTTAAAAAGCTTGGCATAAATGAACATAAAGCTTGGGAATATGCAAATACAAGAAAAGGCTATTGGAGAATATCCAACAGCCCTATTTTAGCAAGAACACTATCTAATAAACACCTTAAAGAACAAGGATTTATAACATTAACTGAAAAGTATTTATCATTAGGCAATTCCTATTGA
- a CDS encoding flavin reductase, whose translation MKKEIQIFDYANVIMNALKTGVLLTTKVDDKVNSMTISWGMLGIEWGKTIFKVFVRENRFTRHQLEKNPEFTINVPFGEFDKRILGVCGTKSGGLSDKIKKLNLTLESPNSVSVPAIKEFPLTLECRIIYKQKQDKDEIQEENRNKFYPQNVESSFHGANRDFHTAYYGEIISAYIIQ comes from the coding sequence ATGAAAAAAGAAATACAAATATTTGATTATGCTAACGTGATTATGAATGCGCTTAAAACAGGTGTTTTACTAACAACAAAGGTAGATGATAAAGTTAATTCTATGACTATTTCATGGGGAATGCTAGGAATAGAATGGGGGAAAACAATTTTTAAAGTTTTCGTGAGAGAAAATCGTTTTACAAGACATCAACTTGAAAAGAATCCTGAGTTTACCATAAACGTACCATTTGGCGAATTTGATAAAAGAATATTAGGAGTTTGTGGTACAAAATCTGGTGGTTTAAGTGATAAAATCAAGAAACTAAACTTAACACTGGAATCACCTAATAGCGTTTCAGTTCCTGCTATTAAGGAGTTTCCACTTACACTTGAGTGCAGGATTATATATAAACAAAAACAAGATAAGGATGAGATTCAAGAAGAAAATAGAAATAAATTTTATCCGCAAAATGTGGAAAGCTCATTTCATGGTGCGAATAGGGACTTTCACACAGCTTACTATGGAGAAATTATAAGTGCATATATAATTCAATAA
- a CDS encoding RpiB/LacA/LacB family sugar-phosphate isomerase — protein sequence MISIGCDHGGYELKEIIRKSLEEKGIEYRDYLLWYMNLINTSHNGG from the coding sequence ATGATTTCAATAGGTTGTGATCATGGAGGATATGAATTAAAAGAAATAATTAGAAAAAGTCTTGAAGAAAAGGGGATTGAATATAGGGATTATTTGTTGTGGTACATGAATTTAATAAATACATCACATAATGGAGGTTAA
- the pfkA gene encoding 6-phosphofructokinase has product MRVGVLTSGGDAPGMNAAIMAVVKAASYYNMEVIGIKYGYKGLLNGDIHKLTYSDVENIADKGGTILKTARCMEFMEGSGIEKAVEVLKNLDINSLIVIGGEGSFKGADRLHKLGVNVIGIPGTIDNDLRYTDYCIGFDTTLNTVLECIGKIKDTDYSHDKTTIVEVMGRYCGDLALYSALAGGGEIISTPEKKLDFDTICSKLSLRMNSGKNDNIIIITERMYDLQELQRYIEEKLKTSVRTTILGFIQRGGNPSGFDRVLASKMGIKAVDLLNNGYSGLAVGVKNNKIIDIEFEDVNNEIVDKQDSYDMLDILLH; this is encoded by the coding sequence ATGAGAGTAGGTGTCTTAACAAGTGGAGGAGATGCTCCAGGAATGAATGCTGCTATAATGGCAGTGGTAAAAGCGGCAAGTTATTATAATATGGAAGTAATTGGAATAAAGTATGGGTATAAAGGGTTGCTAAACGGTGATATTCATAAATTAACTTATTCTGATGTAGAAAATATTGCAGATAAAGGAGGAACTATATTAAAGACTGCTAGGTGTATGGAATTTATGGAGGGCTCAGGAATAGAAAAAGCTGTAGAAGTACTAAAGAATCTCGATATAAATTCTTTAATTGTAATAGGAGGTGAAGGATCTTTTAAAGGTGCAGATAGATTGCATAAGCTAGGTGTTAATGTTATTGGAATACCGGGCACTATAGACAATGACCTAAGATATACTGATTATTGTATAGGATTTGACACAACTTTAAACACTGTATTAGAGTGTATCGGCAAAATAAAAGATACAGACTATTCACATGATAAAACTACTATTGTTGAAGTTATGGGAAGATATTGTGGAGATTTAGCTCTATATTCGGCATTAGCAGGTGGTGGGGAAATAATATCAACTCCAGAAAAGAAATTAGATTTTGATACTATATGCTCAAAACTAAGCTTAAGAATGAATAGTGGAAAAAATGATAACATAATTATAATAACAGAAAGAATGTACGATTTACAGGAGCTTCAAAGATATATTGAGGAAAAATTAAAGACTAGTGTAAGAACTACTATATTAGGTTTTATACAAAGAGGAGGAAATCCATCAGGATTTGACAGGGTATTGGCAAGCAAAATGGGAATAAAAGCGGTAGATTTATTAAACAATGGTTATTCAGGACTAGCTGTTGGAGTTAAAAACAATAAAATAATAGATATAGAGTTTGAGGATGTTAATAATGAAATAGTTGATAAGCAGGATAGTTATGATATGTTAGATATACTTCTTCATTAA